Proteins encoded by one window of Streptomyces sp. LX-29:
- a CDS encoding helix-turn-helix domain-containing protein, with the protein MEALAERLSHLDAHVHGAIRVVAFYDTLMRRRVDLPALARASAGLAECVAAIRLHGTGRVIRFSPDGRNASASTAPASSTVPITLDEEEIGTVWLERPGPPSPLDDVLLDRLAIAAAAVVERYGPARTTMADPALVELAISSDNDEAARARALRLLGFPADLPVHVVAVRSRLPLDRIGGLICPARPVKAAPLADVGVILATTLDPTRFPEGVRAGIGAAESPDRSWREARTALRFTTSRQPVVHYTGLGALALLAQVPKDTARDNADVAAIARVAENAEDLATLDAYCATGSLRRAADLLHRHHSSVARRLEQISKTLGVELTEPAGLVRAGLALTAWRLLDD; encoded by the coding sequence ATGGAGGCCCTGGCCGAACGGCTGTCCCACCTGGATGCGCACGTCCACGGCGCGATCCGCGTCGTCGCGTTCTACGACACGCTGATGCGCCGACGGGTGGATCTCCCGGCGCTCGCCCGGGCCTCGGCGGGCCTCGCCGAGTGCGTGGCCGCGATCCGCCTCCACGGCACGGGGCGGGTGATCCGCTTCTCCCCGGACGGCAGGAACGCGTCCGCCTCGACGGCTCCCGCGTCCAGCACCGTGCCGATCACCCTGGACGAGGAGGAGATCGGCACGGTGTGGCTGGAGCGCCCCGGCCCGCCGAGTCCGCTCGACGACGTGCTCCTCGACCGGCTCGCCATCGCCGCCGCCGCGGTCGTCGAGCGGTACGGCCCCGCCCGGACCACCATGGCCGATCCCGCCCTGGTCGAACTGGCGATCAGCTCCGACAACGACGAGGCGGCCAGGGCTCGCGCGCTGCGCCTGCTGGGTTTCCCCGCCGACCTGCCGGTCCACGTCGTCGCCGTCCGCTCGCGCCTCCCGCTCGACCGGATCGGCGGTCTGATCTGCCCGGCCCGCCCGGTGAAGGCGGCACCGCTCGCCGACGTGGGCGTCATCCTGGCCACCACCCTCGACCCGACCCGGTTTCCCGAAGGGGTACGCGCGGGCATCGGCGCCGCCGAAAGCCCCGACCGGTCCTGGCGGGAGGCCCGCACCGCCCTCCGCTTCACCACCTCACGCCAGCCGGTCGTCCACTACACCGGACTGGGGGCGTTGGCGCTGCTCGCCCAGGTACCGAAGGACACCGCGCGGGACAACGCGGACGTGGCCGCGATCGCCCGCGTCGCCGAGAACGCGGAGGATCTGGCGACGCTGGACGCCTACTGCGCCACCGGCTCCCTACGCCGGGCCGCCGACCTCCTCCACCGGCACCACAGCAGCGTCGCCCGCCGGCTCGAACAGATCTCGAAGACCCTGGGCGTCGAACTCACCGAGCCCGCCGGACTGGTACGGGCCGGGCTCGCCCTCACCGCATGGCGGCTGCTCGACGACTGA
- a CDS encoding thiazolylpeptide-type bacteriocin codes for MSDTKPNAAFELQDLALDLSDLTVTSMRDTAALPEGGASWGSCSCQGSSSCAKPRFEDMGVDAG; via the coding sequence ATGTCCGACACCAAGCCCAACGCCGCCTTCGAGCTCCAGGACCTGGCCCTGGACCTCAGCGACCTCACCGTCACCTCGATGCGCGACACCGCAGCGCTCCCGGAGGGCGGCGCGTCGTGGGGCTCCTGCTCCTGCCAGGGCTCCTCCTCCTGCGCCAAGCCGCGGTTCGAGGACATGGGCGTCGACGCGGGCTGA
- a CDS encoding thiazolylpeptide-type bacteriocin, which produces MPDTSGETLGFELQDLDLGELSVTSMRDTVALPEGGASNGGSSCSCGSSSCATPQLPHLPY; this is translated from the coding sequence ATGCCCGACACCAGCGGCGAGACCCTGGGTTTCGAGCTCCAGGACCTCGATCTGGGCGAGTTGAGCGTGACCTCGATGCGGGACACGGTCGCCCTCCCCGAGGGCGGCGCCTCCAACGGGGGCAGCTCCTGTTCCTGCGGCTCGTCGTCCTGCGCGACCCCGCAGCTCCCGCACCTCCCGTACTGA
- a CDS encoding lantibiotic dehydratase translates to MSDSASADSPTADSGGYRVNPAPYALVRATVLAYPAQDPAAATFRAALDDLVRVHRALLDTADPLCDALYASRCDHPRDFHRDVVLPLRRAVHNGRDPRPAVLERLGDLPTRVPALAYWLGRRDRHRALVAALETAAEPALTAERAALADLCRQPALGRAVALTSADLLRAVERASTGRDDRRARKEEPTVLRHALRASTKTSPLSWFTAVGWGPLPQRPHGPRVASWGEHSLLDGPLRAVVTVNRTLTGALTAALLDAPHRRAALPHRVTSTARVADGRAAYARSRAVFAGGRYLVSEEDEAEVAFSGPLRLVTERAREPLSLDALTDALAEALPGADAGRAAAAFLDRLGEAGLLVPADPVPPQDGDPLARLAAWLRTFGPPAGEDGSPGGDGGAPGSGDGAPGGEEGAPGGEDGPPGREDGATGSGDGALADRLDHAARLTAAFGPAPAAERVSLLSTLSRHWGELLADAGRPTPAGSAPLNVLSEDVVAPRPLVLDGMLDEADHEALAEVTALAELFDLGHLVRRIVRDRFVERYGGGGCCPHPWEFGADVATAWEEAGRIATLRAADAAGLPTGVTELAALRAAVADAVRASLAGDEPPDGRAVEPPGGQPDGRADGWSDGRSTGADAPSEGRSDGRADAPSDGRSVEPPRGPSADTDVVLPPDCVKGLGERLPRWAVERPASYAHFLQRDPASGLLCVNHVYGGWGRFTSRFLDALEPGAARAVARQVRRGLGPDARAAQIRPVGGFNANLHPLLVPDEIGADRRWTSLREADVELYHDEAADQVRFRTRATGEPLDVLYPGFLAPIMLPRRIGAHLCDQPHGVVDFRSLVPRYSVTAPGGQVVRTPRLRHRHMVLLRRRWLLPQPVVGALTAELTAAHGVPAEVVARWRALLTLPEQIFLHPAATAVSGRATEDFLAALRRPKPQFVDLGNALHLRCLGRWLARHPDGAVLEEALPAPGGSVAPTRAVELVVETYRAGRP, encoded by the coding sequence GTGTCCGACTCCGCCAGCGCCGACTCCCCTACCGCCGACTCCGGCGGCTACCGCGTGAATCCGGCGCCGTACGCGCTGGTGCGCGCCACGGTGCTCGCCTATCCGGCACAGGACCCGGCCGCCGCGACGTTCCGCGCGGCGCTCGACGACCTCGTCCGCGTGCACCGCGCGCTGCTGGACACCGCCGACCCGCTGTGCGACGCCCTCTACGCCAGTCGGTGCGACCACCCGCGGGACTTCCACCGCGACGTCGTCCTCCCGCTGCGCCGTGCCGTGCACAACGGACGGGACCCGCGCCCCGCCGTCCTGGAGCGACTCGGCGACCTCCCCACCCGGGTCCCCGCGTTGGCGTACTGGCTCGGCCGACGAGACCGCCACCGCGCGCTCGTGGCCGCGCTGGAGACCGCCGCGGAGCCCGCCCTGACCGCCGAGCGCGCAGCACTGGCCGACCTGTGCCGACAGCCCGCGCTCGGCCGAGCGGTCGCGCTCACCAGCGCCGACCTGTTGCGCGCCGTGGAACGGGCCAGCACCGGACGGGACGACCGGCGGGCGCGCAAGGAGGAGCCCACCGTGCTGCGCCACGCACTGCGGGCCAGCACCAAGACCAGCCCCCTGTCGTGGTTCACCGCCGTCGGCTGGGGGCCGCTGCCGCAACGGCCCCACGGGCCGCGGGTGGCGTCGTGGGGTGAGCACTCCCTGCTCGACGGCCCGCTGCGCGCGGTGGTCACGGTCAACCGCACCCTCACGGGCGCGCTCACCGCCGCGCTCCTGGACGCCCCACACCGTCGCGCCGCCCTCCCCCACCGCGTGACCAGTACCGCGCGGGTCGCGGACGGCCGGGCGGCGTACGCGCGCAGCCGGGCCGTCTTCGCCGGGGGTCGCTACCTCGTCTCCGAGGAGGACGAGGCGGAGGTGGCCTTCAGCGGCCCGCTGCGGCTGGTGACCGAGCGGGCGCGGGAGCCCCTGAGCCTGGACGCCCTGACCGACGCGCTCGCCGAGGCGCTGCCCGGCGCGGACGCCGGACGCGCGGCGGCCGCCTTCCTGGACCGCCTGGGCGAGGCCGGTCTGCTGGTGCCGGCGGACCCCGTCCCGCCGCAGGACGGCGACCCGCTGGCCCGGCTGGCCGCGTGGTTGCGCACCTTCGGCCCGCCCGCAGGCGAGGACGGGTCACCCGGAGGCGACGGCGGGGCACCCGGAAGCGGGGACGGGGCCCCCGGAGGCGAGGAGGGAGCGCCCGGAGGCGAGGACGGGCCACCCGGAAGGGAGGACGGAGCGACCGGAAGCGGGGACGGGGCGCTCGCGGACCGGCTCGACCACGCCGCGCGCCTGACGGCCGCCTTCGGCCCGGCGCCCGCGGCCGAGCGCGTCTCCCTCCTGTCCACGCTGTCGCGGCACTGGGGCGAGCTGCTGGCCGACGCCGGCCGCCCCACGCCAGCCGGCTCAGCCCCGCTGAACGTGCTGTCCGAGGACGTCGTCGCGCCCCGGCCGCTCGTGCTCGACGGCATGCTGGACGAGGCCGACCACGAGGCGCTGGCCGAGGTCACCGCCCTGGCCGAGCTGTTCGACCTGGGGCATCTGGTGCGCCGGATCGTCCGTGACCGCTTCGTCGAGCGGTACGGCGGCGGCGGATGCTGCCCGCACCCGTGGGAGTTCGGCGCCGACGTCGCGACGGCGTGGGAGGAGGCCGGGCGGATCGCGACCCTGCGCGCGGCGGACGCGGCGGGGCTGCCCACCGGTGTCACCGAACTGGCCGCCCTCCGCGCGGCGGTCGCCGACGCCGTCCGCGCCTCGCTCGCGGGCGACGAGCCACCGGACGGGCGGGCGGTCGAGCCGCCGGGCGGACAGCCGGACGGGCGGGCGGACGGATGGTCGGACGGGCGGTCTACGGGGGCGGACGCGCCGTCGGAAGGGCGGTCGGACGGGCGAGCGGACGCGCCGTCAGACGGGCGGTCGGTCGAGCCGCCGCGAGGGCCGTCGGCCGACACCGACGTCGTCCTGCCGCCCGACTGCGTCAAGGGGCTCGGCGAACGGCTTCCGCGCTGGGCCGTCGAACGCCCGGCCAGCTACGCCCACTTCCTCCAGCGCGATCCGGCCTCGGGCCTTCTGTGCGTGAACCACGTGTACGGCGGCTGGGGCCGGTTCACCAGCCGGTTCCTGGACGCACTCGAACCCGGCGCCGCGCGGGCGGTGGCCCGGCAGGTGCGTCGCGGCCTGGGACCGGACGCGCGGGCCGCGCAGATCCGCCCGGTGGGAGGGTTCAACGCCAACCTCCACCCGCTGCTGGTGCCGGACGAGATCGGTGCGGACCGGCGGTGGACGTCGCTCCGGGAGGCTGACGTCGAGCTGTACCACGACGAGGCCGCCGACCAGGTGAGGTTCCGGACGCGGGCCACCGGTGAGCCGCTCGACGTGCTCTACCCGGGCTTCCTGGCCCCGATCATGCTGCCGCGCAGAATCGGGGCGCACCTGTGCGACCAGCCGCACGGGGTGGTCGACTTCCGGTCCCTGGTCCCCAGGTACAGCGTCACGGCCCCCGGCGGCCAGGTGGTGCGCACGCCCCGGCTGCGCCACCGCCACATGGTCCTGCTGCGCCGCCGCTGGCTGCTGCCACAGCCGGTCGTGGGGGCGCTGACCGCCGAACTCACGGCCGCCCACGGGGTCCCGGCGGAGGTCGTGGCCCGCTGGCGGGCGCTGCTCACCCTCCCCGAGCAGATCTTCCTACACCCCGCGGCCACCGCCGTGAGCGGGCGCGCCACCGAGGACTTCCTCGCCGCACTACGCCGGCCCAAACCTCAGTTCGTGGACCTGGGAAACGCCCTCCACCTGCGCTGCCTGGGCCGATGGCTGGCCCGCCACCCCGACGGCGCCGTCCTGGAGGAGGCGCTGCCCGCGCCGGGCGGGTCCGTCGCGCCGACCCGGGCGGTGGAGCTCGTCGTGGAGACCTACCGGGCCGGACGGCCGTGA
- a CDS encoding lantibiotic dehydratase C-terminal domain-containing protein → MPAAHPHRAVSRDVVAYYHHPIKAPLLREAVLPLAEEWTSRGLAAHVERHWLHGPHLRLRLTGEPKQVGAAAEDAARELRGWVEAHPSHSDLSEAELLERAAETGRAELVPPPYGPIVADNTVRTEPVDLSAPRGLLGDDGLALRDDLMRRGLAPLRAGAEFLGAHGDGATARTQLVVAALAAHAAAHPEGLAGGHYSYVSHLEDFLVHDDPDGRLREAFEQRWESAGQAVTTLVGRIADGGARDGERAWAAWSAAAWRLARSRHDAGADLHGFPLEYRVRAAATGDRAAMERWNQDIRTRYSEFHRLLRRSDPQGTMWSRPEYLIYRACTNALYRLLAICDVRPLERYLAAFLVVRTVPELTGCDWRTEVESVIDAVEGRS, encoded by the coding sequence GTGCCAGCAGCGCACCCCCACCGCGCCGTGTCCCGTGACGTCGTCGCGTACTACCACCATCCGATCAAGGCGCCGCTGCTCCGCGAGGCCGTGCTGCCACTCGCCGAGGAGTGGACGTCGCGGGGCCTGGCCGCCCACGTCGAGCGGCACTGGCTCCACGGCCCCCATCTGCGCCTGCGCCTGACGGGCGAGCCGAAGCAGGTGGGCGCCGCCGCCGAGGACGCCGCCCGGGAGCTGCGCGGGTGGGTGGAGGCGCACCCCTCGCACAGCGACCTCAGCGAGGCGGAACTGCTCGAACGGGCCGCGGAGACGGGGCGTGCCGAACTCGTCCCGCCGCCGTACGGGCCGATCGTGGCGGACAACACGGTGCGCACCGAGCCGGTCGACCTGTCCGCGCCGCGCGGGCTGCTCGGCGACGACGGACTGGCGCTCCGCGACGACCTGATGCGCCGGGGACTCGCGCCGCTGCGGGCGGGGGCGGAGTTCCTGGGCGCCCACGGCGACGGCGCCACGGCCCGGACGCAGCTCGTGGTGGCCGCGCTGGCCGCGCACGCCGCGGCCCATCCCGAGGGGCTGGCGGGCGGCCACTACTCGTACGTGTCGCACCTGGAGGACTTCCTGGTCCACGACGACCCGGACGGGCGGCTGCGCGAGGCGTTCGAACAGCGTTGGGAGAGCGCGGGCCAGGCGGTGACCACGCTGGTCGGCCGGATCGCCGACGGCGGGGCGCGGGACGGGGAGCGGGCGTGGGCCGCGTGGTCGGCGGCCGCCTGGCGCCTGGCGCGGAGCCGTCACGACGCCGGGGCCGACCTGCACGGGTTCCCGCTGGAGTACCGGGTGCGCGCGGCCGCCACCGGGGACCGGGCGGCGATGGAGCGCTGGAACCAGGACATCCGCACCCGCTACAGCGAGTTCCACCGACTGCTGCGCCGCTCCGACCCGCAGGGCACGATGTGGAGCCGCCCGGAGTACCTGATCTACCGGGCGTGCACCAACGCGCTGTACCGGCTGTTGGCGATCTGCGACGTGCGGCCGCTGGAGCGCTACCTCGCCGCGTTCCTGGTGGTGCGCACGGTGCCGGAGCTGACCGGCTGCGACTGGCGCACCGAGGTGGAGTCGGTCATCGACGCGGTGGAAGGCCGGTCGTGA
- a CDS encoding TOMM precursor leader peptide-binding protein has translation MTPAARSTVGSSPLPGSLLGSLPVPVLAADTALRTSRGRAVVLLTEWTQGVGEELSRRALDHPVAWVPVRFDGAVAVIGPALRPGAAACLACVEYQRLATAGGRVPWQSPGLALAGVPSPALAEAMGALAMDLLDAVEGVEAARAAEATEAPGAAGAAETAKSAGAQESPQESPQESPQESAQESPQESAQETTETTGAQGTAKTTETARAQEATETAAAQETAGAGQSARAQETAKATGTTETGAASATVYVVHQGRGTWSTHQVRPVGGCAVCRPLPPDSADTVAPLPSGPRPLPDPAVLRGANPRTTGRELRTVLYDERFGPVRGLFRSEDSAFCLTTALVTDGRPLDDGGYGRSGDFAGSERVALFEAVERYAGMRPTGRRTVLRASFAALGPQRAVDPERLGLPDPAHHGHPASRAVPYTPDLELDWVHGWSLTRGRAVAVPEHVAYWDVPGAGRPRVVYESSNGCGLGNSPEEAALYGLFEVAERDAFLMAWYAGTPLPRVAPPEEDREVTLLADRAALAGYRLILLDATNDFGIPAVVAVCRYEGTHPDAPRMFLAAGAHHDPRAAIRSAVAEVVTNVLESAHRSFAEGRPRDPDRLRPMLEQPELVVSLDDHVGVNTLPEAAPRLEFLFADTPCRDVADAWPHAPQPVTDLGVLLEATVERLADAGLEVIAVDQSTRELRERIGLHCVKVIVPGSLPMTFGHVNHRTRGLPRLLDVPYRLGRTSRPLRPADLTVHPHPFP, from the coding sequence ATGACGCCGGCCGCGCGGTCCACGGTGGGCTCTTCGCCCCTACCAGGGTCTTTGCTGGGGTCGCTGCCCGTTCCGGTGCTCGCCGCCGACACGGCACTTCGGACATCGCGGGGCCGGGCGGTCGTGCTGCTGACGGAGTGGACGCAGGGAGTCGGCGAGGAGCTGAGCCGCCGTGCGCTGGACCATCCGGTGGCCTGGGTTCCGGTGCGCTTCGACGGGGCGGTGGCCGTGATCGGGCCGGCGCTGCGACCGGGCGCGGCGGCGTGCCTGGCGTGCGTCGAGTACCAGCGACTGGCCACGGCGGGCGGTCGGGTCCCCTGGCAGAGCCCGGGGCTGGCGCTGGCCGGCGTGCCCTCCCCCGCCCTCGCCGAGGCGATGGGCGCGCTGGCGATGGACCTGCTGGACGCCGTGGAGGGGGTGGAGGCGGCCCGGGCCGCTGAAGCGACCGAAGCACCGGGCGCCGCGGGGGCGGCGGAGACGGCGAAGTCGGCGGGAGCCCAGGAAAGCCCCCAGGAAAGCCCTCAGGAAAGCCCCCAGGAGAGCGCTCAGGAAAGCCCCCAGGAGAGCGCTCAGGAGACGACGGAGACGACAGGGGCGCAGGGGACGGCGAAGACGACGGAGACAGCGAGGGCCCAGGAGGCTACAGAGACGGCAGCAGCCCAGGAGACGGCAGGGGCGGGGCAGTCGGCGAGGGCCCAGGAGACGGCGAAGGCAACGGGCACGACGGAGACAGGGGCGGCGTCGGCGACGGTGTACGTGGTCCACCAGGGGCGGGGCACCTGGTCCACCCACCAGGTGCGCCCCGTCGGCGGCTGCGCGGTGTGCCGTCCGCTCCCTCCCGACTCCGCGGACACGGTGGCGCCCCTGCCCTCGGGTCCGCGGCCGCTGCCGGACCCGGCGGTACTACGGGGCGCCAACCCCCGCACCACCGGGCGGGAGTTGCGCACGGTCCTGTACGACGAGCGGTTCGGTCCGGTACGCGGACTGTTCCGGTCGGAGGATTCGGCGTTCTGCCTGACGACGGCGCTGGTGACGGACGGACGGCCGCTGGACGACGGCGGTTACGGGCGGAGCGGGGACTTCGCCGGCAGCGAGCGGGTGGCGCTCTTCGAGGCCGTCGAGCGGTACGCGGGGATGCGCCCGACCGGCCGGCGGACGGTGCTGCGCGCCTCCTTCGCCGCGCTGGGCCCGCAGCGGGCGGTGGACCCCGAGCGGCTCGGTCTGCCGGACCCCGCCCACCACGGGCATCCGGCGTCGCGGGCCGTGCCGTACACCCCGGACCTGGAGCTGGACTGGGTGCACGGCTGGTCGCTGACCCGGGGCCGCGCGGTCGCCGTACCCGAGCACGTGGCGTACTGGGACGTGCCCGGTGCCGGCCGGCCGCGCGTGGTCTACGAGTCCTCCAACGGCTGCGGACTGGGCAACAGCCCGGAAGAGGCCGCGCTGTACGGCCTGTTCGAGGTCGCCGAGCGAGACGCGTTCCTGATGGCCTGGTACGCCGGCACCCCGCTGCCCCGGGTCGCGCCACCGGAGGAGGACCGCGAGGTGACCCTGCTGGCGGACCGGGCGGCCCTCGCCGGCTACCGACTCATCCTGCTGGACGCGACGAACGACTTCGGGATTCCGGCGGTGGTGGCCGTCTGCCGCTACGAGGGCACCCACCCGGACGCGCCCCGGATGTTCCTGGCGGCCGGAGCCCACCACGACCCGCGCGCGGCGATCCGCTCCGCGGTAGCCGAGGTCGTCACCAACGTCCTGGAGTCCGCGCACCGGTCCTTCGCCGAGGGCCGTCCACGCGACCCCGACCGGCTGCGCCCGATGTTGGAGCAGCCGGAACTGGTGGTGTCCCTCGACGACCACGTAGGCGTCAACACCCTGCCCGAGGCGGCCCCCCGGCTGGAGTTCCTGTTCGCCGACACCCCCTGCCGCGACGTGGCCGACGCCTGGCCCCACGCCCCACAGCCGGTGACCGACCTCGGCGTCCTGCTGGAGGCGACGGTGGAGCGGCTGGCGGACGCGGGTCTGGAGGTCATCGCCGTCGACCAGAGCACGCGAGAGCTGCGCGAGCGGATCGGGCTCCACTGCGTCAAGGTCATCGTGCCCGGCTCACTGCCGATGACCTTCGGACACGTCAACCACCGCACCCGCGGGCTGCCGCGCCTGCTCGACGTGCCGTACCGGCTGGGCCGCACGAGCCGACCACTCCGCCCCGCGGACCTGACCGTCCACCCGCACCCCTTCCCCTGA
- a CDS encoding thiopeptide-type bacteriocin biosynthesis protein — translation MTTETWHSYHLFLHSSTEDTDRFLTEDVAPLLDGLVASGDATRWFFIRYGEDGPHLRIRVSGLGTGAAAELPDALARAAAERPAVAGPWPTRHGEVRAVAYVPETHRYGGPRALPTAERVFTHSSRVAVAALRDLDRRSGSAGRLTVAADLAHATTHALRMDRLTAGRWLRRHAAGWRWVTEVELLPAAAVHTRVNTVYAAQGPALERRARALRDGLENGAGAPWLTEWVHRVREADEELRESLTASEAGAVLPWVWASQLHMLFNRLGVTPDEERAVCRLAARTLLEEGEPADFFPDDHRAPDVWYLEHSKFRIGRNEDTALRPLPSQPTAERADAGPPAETEEAGAAEGVEEAGTAPAGIPLAHGPLPDVPLRTVLAGRASWRGALGGPLDAHTLGTLLWNALSESGRSTQRLTDGSVRHLTHRPHPSAGALYTARVRLLVLDVAGVPAGTYDCVPEQRTLRPIGPAPATHQVTPLSTYFSRPPHDPDWIGVDEAPVVLGLYTDLGLLRRRYGLRALRLALLETGHLAQTVLLVATALGLSGTPLGGFHDEPAQELFGLDDLDQPLHYLLPLGRPTPR, via the coding sequence GTGACCACCGAGACCTGGCACAGCTACCACCTCTTCCTGCACTCCTCCACCGAGGACACCGACCGCTTCCTCACCGAGGACGTCGCCCCCCTTCTGGACGGCCTGGTGGCCTCCGGGGACGCCACCCGGTGGTTCTTCATCCGCTACGGCGAGGACGGCCCGCACCTGCGGATACGGGTGAGCGGGCTCGGCACCGGGGCCGCCGCCGAACTACCGGACGCCCTGGCGCGAGCGGCCGCGGAACGGCCCGCGGTGGCGGGCCCCTGGCCGACGCGCCACGGCGAGGTACGCGCCGTGGCGTACGTCCCCGAGACACACCGCTACGGCGGGCCACGGGCACTGCCCACGGCCGAGCGGGTCTTCACCCACTCCTCGCGGGTGGCGGTGGCGGCCCTGCGGGACCTCGACCGCCGTTCGGGAAGTGCGGGACGGCTCACCGTGGCGGCGGACCTGGCCCACGCCACCACGCACGCGCTGCGCATGGACCGGCTCACCGCCGGGCGGTGGCTACGGCGCCACGCGGCGGGGTGGCGCTGGGTCACCGAGGTGGAGTTGCTGCCGGCCGCCGCCGTGCACACCCGAGTCAACACCGTCTACGCCGCGCAGGGCCCAGCCCTCGAGCGCCGGGCGCGGGCACTCCGGGACGGGTTGGAGAACGGTGCGGGGGCACCGTGGCTGACGGAGTGGGTGCACCGGGTGCGCGAGGCCGACGAGGAGCTGCGGGAGTCCCTCACGGCGTCGGAGGCGGGGGCGGTACTGCCGTGGGTGTGGGCATCGCAGCTCCACATGCTGTTCAACCGACTGGGCGTCACCCCGGACGAGGAGCGCGCGGTGTGCCGGCTGGCGGCGCGGACGCTGCTGGAGGAGGGAGAGCCCGCAGACTTCTTCCCCGACGACCACCGAGCGCCGGACGTGTGGTACCTGGAGCACAGCAAGTTCCGGATCGGCCGCAACGAGGACACCGCCCTACGGCCGCTCCCCTCACAGCCGACGGCGGAGCGGGCGGACGCGGGGCCGCCAGCGGAGACTGAGGAGGCGGGCGCGGCGGAGGGGGTGGAAGAGGCGGGCACGGCCCCGGCGGGGATACCGCTGGCGCACGGCCCCCTGCCCGACGTACCGCTGCGCACCGTCCTGGCCGGCAGGGCGTCCTGGCGCGGCGCCCTCGGCGGGCCGCTGGACGCCCACACACTGGGCACGCTGCTGTGGAACGCCCTGTCCGAGAGCGGCCGCTCCACCCAACGCCTCACGGACGGCTCGGTGCGCCATCTCACCCACCGCCCCCATCCGAGCGCAGGGGCGCTGTACACGGCCCGCGTACGCCTCCTGGTCCTCGACGTGGCCGGCGTTCCCGCCGGGACCTATGACTGCGTACCCGAACAGCGGACCCTGCGCCCGATCGGGCCCGCGCCCGCCACACACCAGGTGACGCCGCTCTCGACGTACTTCTCCCGCCCTCCGCACGACCCGGACTGGATCGGCGTCGACGAGGCACCCGTCGTCCTCGGTCTGTACACGGACCTCGGGCTCCTGCGTCGGCGATACGGACTCCGCGCGCTCCGACTGGCGCTGCTGGAAACCGGGCACCTGGCCCAGACGGTGCTGCTGGTCGCCACGGCTCTGGGCCTGTCCGGAACACCACTGGGCGGTTTCCACGACGAGCCCGCGCAGGAACTGTTCGGCCTGGACGACCTGGACCAGCCCCTGCACTACCTGCTGCCCCTCGGGAGGCCCACACCACGGTGA
- a CDS encoding winged helix-turn-helix domain-containing protein, producing MPTDDLPETFHVTTDEQLRAVSNLTRHRIMAVLRFEPATITQIAERVGLAKGSSSYHVRLLERAGLVKVVRTRKVRGVTERYYAMAARSIVLPDPGEGGPDVLMRHAVADLEAAPADGERHVRMAHLRLTEEQFAELGARLQALADEYRELSDPSLPDASLVFALFHPASREQAEGGAK from the coding sequence ATGCCTACCGATGATCTTCCCGAGACGTTCCACGTCACCACTGACGAGCAGCTGCGCGCCGTCTCCAATCTCACGCGTCACCGGATCATGGCCGTGCTCCGCTTCGAGCCCGCGACGATCACGCAGATCGCCGAGCGAGTGGGCCTCGCGAAGGGGAGTTCCAGCTACCACGTACGGCTGCTGGAGCGGGCCGGCCTGGTGAAGGTGGTGCGAACGCGGAAGGTCCGGGGGGTCACCGAGCGGTACTACGCCATGGCCGCGCGGTCGATCGTGCTGCCGGATCCGGGCGAGGGAGGCCCGGATGTGCTGATGCGGCATGCGGTGGCGGACCTGGAGGCGGCGCCGGCGGATGGCGAGCGGCATGTGCGGATGGCGCATCTGCGGCTCACCGAGGAGCAGTTCGCGGAGCTGGGGGCGCGGCTGCAGGCACTGGCGGACGAGTACCGGGAGCTGTCCGATCCGTCGCTGCCGGACGCGTCACTCGTCTTCGCACTGTTCCACCCGGCATCGCGCGAGCAGGCCGAAGGGGGCGCCAAGTGA